One stretch of Pseudodesulfovibrio senegalensis DNA includes these proteins:
- a CDS encoding CerR family C-terminal domain-containing protein, whose protein sequence is MTQQNNSENRAHGPEKTREQLIGSGLRLFGQYGFEGTTTRALARDAGVNQAAIPYHFGGKEGLYRAVVEWVVETILGEDRAHVSQFPARLAEANGNPVRQAAVVRSMISFLAGNILGSESLRERAAFIMREYAEAGIGFDIIYERLVREVHVMITHMVAVISGLPEESDEAKLRAHTLVGMVIGFAMGRPVVFARMPWDGYTPERVRDVVRVVSDMALSALGLPAGEGTCCRG, encoded by the coding sequence ATGACGCAACAGAATAATTCGGAAAACCGGGCGCATGGCCCGGAAAAAACACGGGAACAGTTGATTGGGTCCGGGCTTCGGCTGTTTGGGCAATACGGTTTCGAAGGAACGACCACGCGCGCGCTCGCCAGAGATGCCGGAGTGAATCAGGCGGCCATCCCGTATCATTTTGGCGGCAAGGAAGGGTTGTATCGGGCCGTGGTCGAATGGGTTGTGGAGACTATTTTGGGCGAAGACCGTGCCCATGTGTCGCAGTTCCCCGCCCGTCTGGCCGAGGCGAACGGAAATCCTGTGCGGCAGGCCGCTGTCGTGCGTTCCATGATTTCATTTCTTGCCGGAAATATTCTGGGCTCGGAATCGCTGCGGGAGCGTGCGGCGTTCATCATGCGCGAATACGCTGAAGCGGGGATAGGCTTTGATATCATATATGAACGGCTGGTGCGAGAGGTGCATGTGATGATAACGCATATGGTGGCCGTGATATCGGGCCTTCCCGAGGAATCGGACGAGGCCAAGCTGCGCGCGCACACGCTGGTGGGCATGGTCATCGGGTTTGCCATGGGGCGTCCGGTTGTTTTTGCCCGCATGCCGTGGGACGGCTATACTCCTGAGCGGGTGCGGGATGTTGTTCGGGTTGTTTCGGATATGGCATTGTCGGCCCTTGGGTTGCCGGCAGGGGAGGGAACATGTTGCAGAGGATGA
- a CDS encoding efflux RND transporter periplasmic adaptor subunit: MLQRMIARIVDFCASHRRLVLFPAVAFGVLVLVVMVKLRGGPQQQTPTERVVAVRVLAAPELAVVPRVVGYGYVQPGQVWDAVAEVGGKVVFVHRNLKKGNVIGAGEEIIGIDPAEPGLARERTEADVQDILAQIQRLDQAENNARRQLRIEKGKLALSQKEFERNKKLHAEKVISKSELDRAEQNYLTQSNAVQNFQSTLNTIPAERQQLMARLASARSQLADARLDEAKTVIQAPFDCRVAAESVEPGQAVKIGDVLATLDSIGVSEAFAQMPLYSFKNILPRGFRPSFSGGVPDMQQVRDLLGLTAVIRLRLPDGTVEWDGRVARISESVDPDTRTIGIYVAVDDPYLKVEGGVRPPLLKNMYAEVELRGRPRKPAVVVPRSAVHEGVVYVADKEDRLAFRPVKTYAPQSGFVTVSEGLDAGERVVLSDVIPAIKGMKLKPVADEEALQRLVDEALGRGAVQ, translated from the coding sequence ATGTTGCAGAGGATGATTGCCCGTATTGTGGACTTTTGCGCTAGTCATCGTCGGCTTGTCCTGTTCCCGGCCGTTGCGTTCGGCGTTCTCGTGTTGGTCGTGATGGTAAAGCTTCGTGGCGGGCCGCAGCAGCAAACACCCACTGAGCGGGTGGTTGCTGTCCGCGTGTTGGCCGCGCCCGAGCTGGCCGTTGTTCCCCGTGTTGTCGGATACGGGTACGTCCAGCCGGGTCAGGTGTGGGATGCCGTGGCGGAAGTAGGGGGCAAGGTCGTATTCGTTCATCGCAACCTCAAGAAAGGTAATGTCATTGGTGCGGGAGAAGAGATCATTGGCATTGATCCGGCCGAACCGGGCCTCGCCCGGGAGCGGACCGAGGCTGATGTGCAGGATATCCTGGCCCAGATTCAGCGCCTGGACCAGGCAGAAAACAACGCCAGACGACAGCTGAGAATAGAGAAGGGCAAGTTGGCTCTTTCTCAAAAGGAGTTCGAACGCAACAAGAAGCTTCATGCGGAGAAGGTCATATCGAAGTCTGAACTGGATCGGGCCGAGCAGAATTACCTGACCCAGAGCAATGCTGTGCAGAATTTTCAATCCACGCTGAATACCATTCCGGCAGAACGCCAGCAACTCATGGCGCGGCTGGCCTCCGCGCGTTCGCAACTGGCGGATGCCCGTCTTGACGAGGCGAAAACAGTCATTCAAGCTCCGTTTGATTGCCGTGTGGCCGCAGAGAGCGTGGAGCCGGGGCAGGCGGTCAAGATTGGCGACGTTTTGGCCACGCTGGACAGCATCGGCGTGTCCGAGGCCTTTGCCCAGATGCCACTTTATTCATTCAAGAATATCCTGCCGCGCGGCTTTCGTCCTTCGTTTTCCGGTGGCGTGCCGGACATGCAGCAGGTCAGGGACCTGCTGGGATTGACAGCAGTCATCCGTTTGCGGCTTCCGGACGGTACCGTGGAGTGGGACGGGCGCGTGGCCCGAATCAGCGAGTCCGTGGACCCGGATACACGGACCATCGGCATTTACGTTGCGGTGGACGATCCGTATCTGAAGGTCGAGGGCGGGGTTCGTCCTCCATTGCTTAAGAATATGTACGCCGAGGTGGAACTGCGCGGGCGGCCGAGAAAGCCCGCCGTGGTGGTGCCCCGGTCTGCGGTGCACGAGGGCGTCGTCTATGTGGCGGACAAGGAAGACCGCCTTGCGTTTCGTCCCGTGAAGACCTACGCCCCCCAATCCGGTTTCGTGACCGTGAGCGAAGGGCTTGACGCGGGCGAACGTGTGGTGCTCAGCGATGTTATTCCGGCCATAAAGGGCATGAAGCTCAAGCCGGTTGCCGATGAGGAAGCCTTGCAGCGACTGGTGGACGAAGCCTTGGGCCGGGGAGCGGTCCAATGA